A region of Streptomyces sp. R44 DNA encodes the following proteins:
- a CDS encoding cytochrome c oxidase subunit 4, which yields MKIQGKMFIWLSVFILAMAILYGVWSKEPVGTTALFLAFGLAIMIGYYLAFTAKRVDAMAQDDKEADVADEAGEVGFFAPHSWQPLSLAVGGALAFLAIAMGWWILYFSAPLILVGLFGWVFEFYRGENQNQ from the coding sequence GTGAAGATCCAGGGCAAGATGTTCATCTGGCTGAGCGTCTTCATCCTTGCCATGGCGATCCTCTACGGCGTCTGGTCCAAGGAGCCGGTCGGCACGACGGCGCTCTTCCTGGCCTTCGGCCTGGCCATCATGATCGGCTACTACCTGGCCTTCACGGCCAAGCGTGTCGACGCGATGGCGCAGGACGACAAGGAGGCCGACGTCGCGGACGAGGCCGGTGAGGTGGGCTTCTTCGCCCCCCACAGCTGGCAGCCGCTCTCGCTGGCCGTCGGCGGTGCGCTCGCCTTCCTCGCCATCGCGATGGGCTGGTGGATCCTGTACTTCTCCGCCCCGCTGATCCTCGTCGGCCTGTTCGGCTGGGTCTTCGAGTTCTACCGCGGCGAGAACCAGAACCAGTAG